A window from Cellulomonas sp. C5510 encodes these proteins:
- the dnaB gene encoding replicative DNA helicase: MTIEDLEYGAPAGGRAAFDRTPPQDLDAEQSVLGGMMISKDAIADVVEQIRGNDFYRPAHEAIYDAIIDLYGRGEPADAVTVADELTKRGEIGRIGGVPYLHTLISMVPTAANAGYYARIVRERAVLRRLVEAGTRIVQLGYATDGGDVDDIVNNAQAEVYAVTERRTTEDYHRLGEVVAGTLDEIESAGHRGEGMVGVPTGFADLDRLTNGLHPGQMIVIAARPAIGKSTLALDFARAASIKNHQASVVFSLEMSRSEITMRLLSAEARVPLQKMRTGQMGDDDWQKLAAIQGKLTEAPLFIDDSPNMSLMEIRAKCRRLKQKHDLKLVLIDYLQLMSSGKRVESRQQEVSEFSRALKLLAKELEVPVIALSQLNRGPEQRTDKKPQMSDLRESGSIEQDADMVILLHREDAYERESPRAGEADLIVAKHRNGPTDTITVAFQGHYSRFVDMQA; this comes from the coding sequence GTGACGATCGAGGACCTGGAGTACGGGGCGCCCGCGGGAGGCCGCGCGGCGTTCGACCGGACACCCCCGCAGGACCTCGACGCCGAGCAGTCCGTGCTCGGCGGCATGATGATCTCGAAGGACGCCATCGCCGACGTCGTCGAGCAGATCCGCGGCAACGACTTCTACCGCCCGGCGCACGAGGCGATCTACGACGCGATCATCGACCTGTACGGCCGCGGCGAGCCCGCCGACGCCGTCACCGTCGCCGACGAGCTCACCAAGCGCGGCGAGATCGGGCGCATCGGCGGCGTGCCGTACCTGCACACCCTCATCTCGATGGTGCCGACCGCGGCGAACGCCGGGTACTACGCCCGCATCGTCCGGGAGCGCGCCGTCCTGCGCCGCCTCGTCGAGGCCGGCACCCGCATCGTGCAGCTCGGGTACGCCACCGACGGCGGCGACGTCGACGACATCGTCAACAACGCGCAGGCCGAGGTCTACGCCGTCACCGAGCGCCGGACCACCGAGGACTACCACCGCCTCGGCGAGGTCGTCGCCGGCACCCTCGACGAGATCGAGTCCGCCGGGCACCGCGGCGAGGGCATGGTCGGCGTCCCCACCGGCTTCGCCGACCTCGACCGCCTCACCAACGGCCTGCACCCCGGGCAGATGATCGTCATCGCCGCCCGCCCCGCCATCGGCAAGTCGACCCTCGCGCTCGACTTCGCCCGCGCGGCGTCCATCAAGAACCACCAGGCGTCCGTCGTGTTCTCCCTGGAGATGAGCCGCTCCGAGATCACGATGCGCCTGCTGTCCGCCGAGGCCCGCGTGCCGCTGCAGAAGATGCGCACCGGCCAGATGGGCGACGACGACTGGCAGAAGCTCGCCGCCATCCAGGGCAAGCTCACCGAGGCGCCGCTGTTCATCGACGACTCGCCGAACATGTCGCTCATGGAGATCCGCGCCAAGTGCCGGCGCCTCAAGCAGAAGCACGACCTCAAGCTCGTGCTCATCGACTACCTGCAGCTCATGTCCTCCGGCAAGCGCGTCGAGTCCCGCCAGCAGGAGGTCTCCGAGTTCTCCCGCGCGCTGAAGCTGCTCGCCAAGGAGCTCGAGGTCCCCGTCATCGCGCTGTCCCAGCTCAACCGTGGCCCCGAGCAGCGCACCGACAAGAAGCCGCAGATGAGCGACCTGCGTGAGTCCGGCTCCATCGAGCAGGACGCCGACATGGTCATCCTGCTGCACCGCGAGGACGCGTACGAGCGCGAGTCGCCCCGCGCCGGCGAGGCGGATCTCATCGTGGCGAAGCACCGCAACGGGCCCACCGACACGATCACGGTGGCGTTCCAGGGGCACTACTCGCGGTTCGTCGACATGCAGGCGTGA
- a CDS encoding MATE family efflux transporter — protein sequence MLSTVDRQILALAVPALGALVAEPLFVLVDSAIVGRLGTTELAGLSLASTLLVTVVGLCVFLAYATTAVVARRLGAGDRAGALQVGVDGLWLGGGLGVLLAAVALVLAPWAVGALGATGDVADQAVAYLRASAPGLPGMLLVLAATGALRGLQDTRTPLVVAGTGAAVNAVLNAVLVYGAGLGIAGSGLGTAITQLAMGAALVLVVVRGARAAGASLRPAAGGILAGARTGTPLLLRTLSLRAAILLTVWVATGLGPVALAGHQVVNAVWGFVAFALDALAIAAQALVGHALGAADVPLVRSLLRRTLQWGVGAGVVLGAVTGGLGWWLSAAFTSDPEVRHAVTVALVVAAVLMPMAGWVFVLDGVLIGAGDGRFLAGAGLVTLAVYVPVALAVRAWAPEGWAGLAWLWAAFAGVFMLARALTTGLRARGERWMVTGA from the coding sequence ATGCTGTCCACCGTCGACCGCCAGATCCTCGCGCTCGCCGTGCCGGCGCTGGGGGCGCTGGTCGCCGAGCCGCTGTTCGTGCTCGTCGACTCGGCGATCGTCGGGCGGCTGGGGACGACCGAGCTGGCGGGCCTGTCGCTCGCGTCGACGCTGCTCGTCACGGTGGTGGGCCTGTGCGTGTTCCTCGCGTACGCGACGACGGCGGTCGTCGCCCGGCGGCTCGGCGCCGGCGACCGCGCGGGCGCGCTGCAGGTCGGCGTCGACGGGCTGTGGCTCGGCGGCGGCCTGGGCGTCCTGCTCGCGGCGGTGGCGCTCGTCCTCGCGCCGTGGGCGGTCGGGGCGCTCGGTGCGACCGGGGACGTCGCGGACCAGGCCGTGGCGTACCTGCGCGCCTCGGCGCCCGGTCTCCCCGGGATGCTGCTCGTGCTCGCCGCGACCGGCGCACTGCGCGGGCTGCAGGACACCCGCACGCCGCTCGTGGTGGCCGGGACCGGTGCCGCCGTGAACGCGGTGCTGAACGCCGTGCTCGTCTACGGGGCCGGGCTCGGCATCGCGGGGTCGGGGCTCGGCACGGCGATCACCCAGCTCGCGATGGGCGCCGCCCTCGTGCTCGTCGTCGTCCGCGGCGCCCGGGCGGCAGGAGCGTCCCTGCGGCCCGCGGCGGGCGGCATCCTCGCCGGCGCCCGCACCGGCACGCCGCTGCTGCTGCGCACGCTGTCGCTGCGCGCGGCGATCCTGCTGACCGTCTGGGTGGCGACCGGTCTCGGCCCGGTGGCGCTGGCCGGGCACCAGGTGGTCAACGCCGTGTGGGGGTTCGTGGCGTTCGCGCTCGACGCGCTGGCGATCGCCGCGCAGGCGCTCGTCGGGCACGCGCTCGGCGCTGCGGACGTGCCGCTCGTGCGGTCCCTGCTGCGCCGCACGCTGCAGTGGGGCGTCGGCGCCGGGGTGGTGCTCGGCGCCGTCACCGGGGGGCTGGGGTGGTGGCTGTCCGCGGCGTTCACGTCGGACCCCGAGGTGCGGCACGCGGTGACGGTCGCGCTCGTCGTCGCGGCGGTGCTCATGCCGATGGCCGGCTGGGTGTTCGTGCTGGACGGGGTGCTCATCGGCGCGGGCGACGGGCGGTTCCTCGCGGGGGCCGGGCTGGTGACGCTCGCGGTCTACGTCCCGGTCGCGCTGGCCGTCCGGGCGTGGGCCCCGGAGGGCTGGGCGGGGCTCGCGTGGCTGTGGGCGGCGTTCGCCGGGGTGTTCATGCTGGCGCGGGCGCTGACCACCGGGCTGCGTGCCCGCGGCGAGCGGTGGATGGTCACCGGGGCGTGA
- the rplI gene encoding 50S ribosomal protein L9, with protein MAKLILTHEVTGLGAPGDVVDVKDGYARNYLVPRGLATTWSKGAEKEITQIRRARKAREIETLEEARAVRDSLQGNPVTVTAKAGESGRLFGAITTAEIADAVKAAGGPSIDRRKVEVAQPIKATGEYEVQVRLHAEVSAKLTVKVVAA; from the coding sequence ATGGCCAAGCTCATCCTGACCCACGAGGTCACGGGTCTCGGCGCTCCCGGTGACGTCGTCGACGTCAAGGACGGGTACGCCCGGAACTACCTGGTCCCCCGCGGCCTCGCGACCACCTGGTCGAAGGGCGCCGAGAAGGAGATCACGCAGATCCGCCGTGCCCGCAAGGCCCGCGAGATCGAGACCCTCGAGGAGGCGCGCGCCGTGCGTGACTCCCTCCAGGGCAACCCGGTGACCGTGACGGCGAAGGCCGGCGAGTCCGGCCGCCTGTTCGGCGCCATCACGACCGCCGAGATCGCCGACGCGGTGAAGGCCGCCGGCGGCCCGTCGATCGACCGCCGCAAGGTCGAGGTCGCGCAGCCGATCAAGGCGACCGGCGAGTACGAGGTGCAGGTCCGCCTGCACGCCGAGGTCTCCGCGAAGCTGACCGTCAAGGTCGTCGCGGCCTGA
- the rpsR gene encoding 30S ribosomal protein S18, with product MAKAVVRKPKKKQNPLKAAKIESVDYKDTALLRKFISDRGKIRARRVTGVSVQEQRAIARAVKNAREMALLPYSSSAR from the coding sequence ATGGCCAAGGCCGTTGTCCGGAAGCCCAAGAAGAAGCAGAACCCGCTCAAGGCGGCGAAGATCGAGTCGGTCGACTACAAGGACACCGCCCTGCTGCGGAAGTTCATCTCCGACCGCGGGAAGATCCGCGCCCGCCGCGTGACCGGCGTGTCCGTCCAGGAGCAGCGCGCGATCGCGCGGGCCGTCAAGAACGCCCGCGAGATGGCGCTCCTGCCGTACTCGTCGTCGGCGCGCTGA
- a CDS encoding single-stranded DNA-binding protein yields the protein MAGDTTITVIGNLTADPELRFTPSGAAVANFTVASTPRTFDRQSNEWKDGDTLFLRCSIWREAAENVAESLTKGTRVIVSGRLVQRSYETREGEKRTVYELQVDEVGPSLRYASAKVTRTQRSGGGGGFNGGGGGGGGGFNQGGGFNGGGQAAQDDPWATPAGGGAGGYSDEPPF from the coding sequence ATGGCTGGTGACACCACCATCACGGTGATCGGGAACCTGACCGCCGACCCGGAGCTGCGGTTCACCCCGTCCGGGGCCGCGGTCGCGAACTTCACCGTGGCGTCCACGCCGCGCACCTTCGACCGCCAGAGCAACGAGTGGAAGGACGGCGACACGCTGTTCCTCCGCTGCTCGATCTGGCGGGAGGCGGCGGAGAACGTCGCCGAGTCGCTCACCAAGGGCACCCGCGTCATCGTCAGCGGCCGGCTGGTCCAGCGGTCGTACGAGACCCGCGAGGGCGAGAAGCGCACGGTGTACGAGCTGCAGGTCGACGAGGTCGGCCCGTCCCTCCGCTACGCCTCGGCCAAGGTCACCCGGACCCAGCGGTCCGGCGGTGGCGGCGGCTTCAACGGCGGTGGCGGCGGTGGCGGCGGCGGCTTCAACCAGGGCGGCGGCTTCAACGGCGGCGGCCAGGCCGCGCAGGACGACCCGTGGGCCACGCCCGCGGGCGGCGGCGCGGGCGGCTACTCCGACGAGCCCCCGTTCTGA
- the rpsF gene encoding 30S ribosomal protein S6: MSLRQYEIMIILDPDIEERTVAPSLDKYLSVVKTDGGSVDKVDIWGRRRLAYDIKKKSEGIYAVVDFSSTPDTAKELDRQLGLNEAVLRTKVLRQDA, from the coding sequence ATGAGCCTGCGTCAGTACGAGATCATGATCATCCTCGACCCCGACATCGAGGAGCGCACGGTCGCACCGTCGCTCGACAAGTACCTGTCGGTCGTCAAGACCGACGGTGGCTCCGTCGACAAGGTGGACATCTGGGGCCGTCGCCGCCTGGCCTACGACATCAAGAAGAAGTCCGAGGGCATCTACGCCGTCGTCGACTTCTCCTCGACGCCGGACACCGCCAAGGAGCTGGACCGCCAGCTCGGCCTCAACGAGGCCGTCCTCCGCACGAAGGTGCTCCGCCAGGACGCCTGA